One window from the genome of Oncorhynchus gorbuscha isolate QuinsamMale2020 ecotype Even-year linkage group LG14, OgorEven_v1.0, whole genome shotgun sequence encodes:
- the LOC123995305 gene encoding ubiquitin-like protein FUBI: MQLFLRAQNTHTLEVTGQETVREIKLHVQTLEGLLVEDQVLLLDSSPLEDSSSLVDCGISEYCTLEVAGRLLGGKVHGSLARAGKVRGQTPKVDKQEKKKKKTGRAKRRIQYNRRFVNVVPTFGKKKGPNANS, from the exons ATGCAGCTCTTCTTGCGTGCCCAGAACACTCACACCCTTGAGGTGACCGGACAGGAGACCGTCAGAGAAATAAAG CTCCATGTCCAGACTCTGGAGGGTCTCCTAGTGGAGGACCAGGTACTATTGCTGGACAGTTCCCCCTTGGAGGACTCCTCCTCTCTGGTGGACTGTGGCATCTCTGAGTACTGCACCTTGGAAGTGGCTGGCCGACTTCTGGGAG GAAAGGTCCACGGCTCCCTGGCCCGTGCCGGTAAAGTGCGGGGACAGACACCCAAG GTTGACaagcaggagaagaagaagaagaagactggTCGTGCCAAGCGTCGCATCCAGTACAACAGGCGCTTCGTCAATGTTGTGCCCACCTTCGGCAAGAAGAAGGGCCCCAACGCCAACTCCTAA
- the LOC123995304 gene encoding peptidyl-prolyl cis-trans isomerase FKBP3-like, with protein sequence MAAELTREWSDEQLKSDDLPKKDIIKFIQDNAAHSFLAEHKLMGNIKNVAKTAKKEQLIIAYNDLFESKRFLGSEPIEDVTEHVKNVKIDDKPKEVVEVVDEGPPKFFKSVLKKGDKTNFPKKGDNVSCWYTGSLVDGTVFDTNIPATARKKKQSKPLSFKVGLGRVIKGWDEGILTMSKGETAKLEIEPEWAYGKKGLPDSKIPPNAKLIFEVELVAVD encoded by the exons ATGGCGGCTGAATTGACCAGAGAGTGGAGCGATGAACAGCTAAAAAGTGATGATCTACCCAAAAAAGACATTATTAAGTTCATTCAGGACAATGCTGCCCATTCG TTTCTTGCAGAACACAAGCTGATGGGAAATATCAAGAATGTTGCAAAAACGGCAAAGAAGGAACAACTAATTATTGCATACAACGATTTGTTTGAGAGCAAG AGATTTTTAGGTTCAGAACCCATTGAAGATGTGACGGAGCATGTGAAAAATGTGAAGATCGACGACAAGCCCAAAGAAGTTGTGGAAGTCGTTGATGAG GGTCCTCCTAAGTTCTTCAAGTCTGTGCTGAAGAAAGGTGACAAGACTAACTTCCCTAAGAAGGGAGACAATGTGAGCTGTTGGTACACTGGCTCCCTGGTTGATGGCACAGTGTTCGACACCAACATCCCTGCAA CTGCCAGAAAGAAGAAACAGAGCAAGCCACTGAGCTTCAAAGTTGGCCTGGGCCGGGTCATCAAAGGG TGGGATGAAGGTATCTTAACGATGAGCAAAGGCGAGACAGCCAAACTGGAGATTGAACCAGAATGGGCCTACGGGAAGAAAGGACTTCCTGATTCAAA AATCCCACCAAACGCAAAGCTGATCTTCGAGGTCGAGCTGGTGGCCGTCGATTAA